The stretch of DNA AACTGACCATGGCCCAGCGTGTGCCGCTGACGGGCGCGGTCATTGTCTCGACGCCGCAGGATCTCGCCTTACTGGATGCACGCAAGGGACTCAACATGTTCCGCAAGGTCGAGGTTCCCGTTCTGGGAATCATCGAGAACATGAGCTATTTTCTGTGCCCGCATTGCGGCGAACGCAGCGACATTTTCGGCACTGGCGGCGTACGGGCGGAGGCGCTGCGCCTGGGCACGGATTTCCTCGGTGAAGTGCCATTGCACATTGAAATCCGCGAGACGTCGGACGAGGGCCGTCCGGTTGTCGCCACGGCGCCCGACAGCCCGCAGGCCAGACCCTATCTGGATCTGGCCGACACCGTCTGGGAGAAGCTCCAGGCACAGGCTGCCGCGCCAGGCCGCCAGGCGCCCAGGATCGTGGTCGAATGAACCCCGCCTAGCCCAGCTTGAAGTGCTTGCGAATGCCTTCCGCACCGGTCTCGTAGACCATGGCGATGATCTTGGCGCATTCCTCTTTCGGCGCTTTTTCGGGCGTGTAATTTCCGACCCAGGTCAGCGTCGATTTTCGCGGACCCTTGCGCGCCACAGACAAGGATGACGAGTAGCCAGAAAATGGCATGTCGCCCTCGGTGATGACATAGGTCATCGAACGACCCTTTTCATCGAGCCTGGTCAGAAGCTCCTTGACCGCGCCGCCGCCCTTGAGTGCCATGTGGCGGATACGCCCGCCATCCTCGACCTTGTTCTTTAGGATCAACGGGTGCCATTTCGGCATGCCGTGGAAGCCGCTGACCAACTCCCACAATTCCTTGGCCGGCACTTCGAACTCGAAACTGCGTGTCACCTTTGGCATATCATCCTCCCTCTCGGCTGGCCGGGTCTAGGGCGCCCGGCCCAGAAGTTCCATCAACTCCGTCCATTCACGCCGGCTCAACCCGCTCGCCTCGCGCGAAACGTTTTTGCCGTCGATCATCTGCCGCACGACCTCGAGGGCACGAGCCGACAGGCGCGCGCCGCCCAGGCCGTATTCGACAAACGCCTCGTAAGCAGCCGGACACCATCGGCGAACAGTCTCCAGCAGGGCGTCCGCATAGACGCGGATTTCATACTGTGCGTGCCGGTCCGCCCGAAGTGCACAGAAATGCAGCAGGTTGTGGAGGTCGATTTTCCAATACCACTGCGTATAGTAATTGAGCGTGAGGTTCATGCGCGCCAGTTCGCGGGCCAGACCGGATTTGTCCGGGTCCACCGGATTGCCCGCCTCGTCCTCGTTCAGCATCTCGCTGTAACTGCGATAGGCCTGCTCGCTGTCCTCTTTCAGGATTTGCAGCACCCGATCGGCCTCTGCGCCCTCAAGCACATCACCCCGTCCCTGCCGGTTCGACGCTGACTGTGCCCCAAGCTGCTCGCGCGCGGGAATGTAGAATTCCTTGTCCAGGATGGAGTAGCGGGCCGAATATTCGTTGACGTTGGCGGTCCGGTGGCGAATCCATTGCCGCGCCACGAAGATCGGCAGCTTGATGTGGTATTTGATCTCGCACATCTCGAACGGCGTCGTGTGCCGGTGGCGCATCAGGTAGTTGATGAGGGCCTTGTCCTCGCTCACCTTGCGCGTGCCCTTGCCGTAGGAAACCCGGGCCGCCTGGACGATGGCCCCATCGTCGCCCATATAGTCGATCACCCGGACAAAGCCGTGATCCAGGATCGGCACCGCCTGGTAGAGCGTTTCCTCCAGCGCCGGGGCAACGGCGCGCCGGGTCGGCGCCGTCTGCGCGCGCTGGGTTTCGATATCGGCAAGCTGTTCGGGGGTCAGGGACATGTTGTGAGACGTATCTGGGTATGACGGATCGGGATCGTTGGCTCGGGACCGGTTGCGCGTCCTCGGGCGAGCCGGGAAACGTTCGACGGGCCGGGCACTCTAGCGGCTTGCTCGGGGCGAGGCCAGAAGTTGCTCGGCCCGATCGCGATGCGTGCCGGAGCTCCCCGGTTCGCCACTGGCGGGCGGCCGGTTGAGCCGGCGCCGCCCGGAAACCGGCCCGGAGTGCGGCTTTGCCGGCCGCTACCGCCGGCCTTTTAATTGCCGGGGCAGTTTCCTATATTTTATGTGTCGGGCAACCGACTATGGCGATAAACGCCATGACCACTACCCGTATCGGACCCGGGGGCAGTACCCGGCGCCTCCACCATTCCGGCCACTTCTTCCGGACACCCGGCTCACCGGCCAGCTATGGGGGCGAACCAGGATCGACGTGCGAGGGAAAGTCATGGTTTTTGCCCGGCATGGTACCGCCGTTATCGGGCCTTTTACAGCTGCCAACGATAATGAGGTAGCACTCGCTGCTTAGTCTCTAAGTAAGCGCGGTCCGGAGGGCACCGGGCAACAGAAGCCCTCCACTCTTGGCTGTCGTCTTTCCCGGATTGGGGACATCGGGAAAGGCGGGATCTCCTCCCGTCCCGCGGTATCTATCAGACCCGCCATGGCCTTGGATCACGACCAGTACGAGACCCTTGTCGAGGATGCGCTTCGCAGCGTGGTGAAGACCGCGCTGGAGGCCACCGCGGAAGAGGGCCTGCCGGCCGGCCGCTCTCTCTACGTGACCTTCCGGACCATGGCCGACGGGGTCGAGCTGCCGGATTACCTGATCGCCAAATATCCCGAGGAAATCACCGTCGTCCTGGAACACCAGTTCTGGGACCTGCAGGTGGAGCCTGACGGCTTCGCCGTCACCCTCGCTTTCAACAAGAAACCCGAGCGCCTCGTCGTCCCCTTTTCGGCCCTCCTGCGCTTCGCTGATCCGGCCGTGCGGTTCGGCGTCCAGTTCGAGGGCCGGCGGCACGGGGCAACCGCGCCGGGCAGCGGGCAGGAAGGCGATGTCGCCACCTTCGAAACCTCGTCCGCCCGATCGGGGCATAGCGGGGCTACGGATGAGCCGCCGGTCGATGGCGATGCGGCGGACGACGACGCCAAGGTCGTGGCGATCGATGCCTTCCGGAAGAAATAAACCCGCACGCCCCTGCCGCCTTGTCGGCTCTGCCCGGCGGGACTCCCGCTAGCCCGTGGCCATCAGCCCCGAATTTATCGAATTCGTCCTGGACCAGCTCCGGGGGCTCGGTCCCGTCACGGTCAAATCCATGTTTGGCAGCAGAGGCCTCTATTTTGAGGGCCGGATTTTTGCGCTCATGGCAAGCGACAAGCTTTATTTCAAAGTGGACGACGCCAATCGCGCCGATTATGAGAGGGCGAGCTCGGAGCAATTCATCCCGAGCCTCCGCGGCAAGCCGTTTCCCATGCCATATTGGGAAGTGCCGCTGGAGGTGATGGAGGATAGCGAGGAGTTTTGCGAATGGGCGCGAAGGGCCTATGAAGCGGGATCGCGCGCCGCGGCCCCGGGCGCTGGCCGCCGGAGACCGCGGATAACCACCAGAAGGAAAACATCATGAGCACCAGTCAGGGCGTCCGGATCGAGTCCGATTCCATGGGGGAAATCGAAGTCCCCGCAGACTGCTACTGGGGCGCCCAGACCCAGCGCAGCCTGCAGAATTTCCGGATCGGCGGCGAACGAATGCCGGCGCCCGTGGTGCGCGCGCTCGGAATTCAAAAGAAGGCGGCAGCGCTGACAAACATGGCACTGGGCGACCTCGACGCGGCCTTGGGCAAGGCCATGGTTCAGGCGGCCGACGAGGTGATCGACGGGACGCTGGCGGACCATTTTCCGCTCGTTGTCTGGCAGACCGGCTCCGGCACACAATCCAATATGAATGCGAACGAGGTGATCGCCAACCGCGCGGCTGAAATTCTCGGCCAGCCCAAGGGCAAAAAGACGCCCGTGCACCCCAACGACCACTGCAATCTGGGGCAATCTTCGAACGACACGTTTCCGACCGTGATGCATATCGCGGCCGCTGGCGAGATCCACGGCGCCCTTCTGCCCGCGCTGACCAAGCTCCGAGACGCGCTCGACCGGAAAGTCTCGGAATTCGACGGAATCATCAAGATCGGCCGCACCCATCTGCAGGACGCCACGCCTTTGACTCTGGCGCAGGAATTTTCCGGCTACGTCCAGCAGATCAACAACGGCATCGACCGCATCGGCGCGACGCTTCCCCGGTTGATGCAACTCGCCCAGGGCGGTACGGCCGTCGGTACGGGACTGAACAGCCGCAAGGGATTCGACACCGCTTTCGCCGAACAGGTTGCCGACATCACGGATCTGCCTTTCGTCACGGCGGAAAACAAGTTCGAGGCGCTGGCCGCGCATGATTCCATGGTCGAGCTCTCGGGCGCCCTTAACGTGCTGGCAGTATCCCTCAACAAGATCGCCAACGATATCCGGCTCCTGGGCTCGGGGCCGCGCTGCGGTCTCGGCGAATTGGCCCTGCCGGAAAACGAGCCGGGCTCCAGCATCATGCCGGGCAAGGTCAACCCCACCCAGGCCGAGGCGATGACCATGGTCTGCGCCCAGGTCATGGGCAACCATACCGCCGTCACGGTCGCCGGCGCCCAGGGCCATTTCGAGCTGAACGTCTTCAAGCCGGTAATGATCTACAACGTGCTGCAATCCATCCGCCTGATCGCGGACGCCTCGGACAGCTTTACCGATAATTGCGTGACCGGCATCCGTGCCAACCGCGAACGGATCGAGCGGCTGCTGCATGAGTCACTGATGCTGGTTACGGCGCTGAATCCGCATATCGGTTACGACAATGCAGCAAAGGTTGCCAAGAAAGCGCATCAGGAGGGAACGACGCTCAAGGAGGCGGCCATCGCCCTCGATCTGCTGACGGCCGAAGAGTTCGACAGATATGTCGTCCCGGAAAACATGACCGGCCCCCGGAGCTGACGGAGGATCCGGTGGCCGATACCGAAACCGGGCCGGATACCAGCGCGCCCGAGACCGCGCCGAAGAAACGATCCGTTCTTGTCTCGGGTCACCCGACGAGCATTTCCCTCGAACCCGACTTCTGGCGCGTGCTGGCGCGGCTCGCGCGCGAGCGCGGCCAGTCGTTGAACGCTTTCGTGACGGAGATCGACCGGACGCGTCGGGGCAATCTGTCGAGCGCGATCCGGCTTTTCGTCCTGAAAAGTCTGGAGGACGCCCTCGCCCGGACGGAACAGGGCGAACCGTCGGAAAAATAGACCCGGCGCCTATCGGCCGCCTACTTGCGCAGCAGCTTGTCCAGCAGCCCCCCGGGGGTTGGCAACGCGCCCGTCCCCCCGCTTCCCGGACTTCCCTGCTCCCCGCCGCCATTTTTCGGCAGGACTTTCTCCAGGAACTTGCCGACACCTTTTTTCAGGTAATGCGCCTGGATCGCCTGCACGTCCAGCACCCGCTCGGGCGCCGTGAGGGGGCCGACGAGACGCAGGCCGAAGGGCGGCACGTCGGGCTTGTTGGCGAGCGAGATCGCGAGCGCCGTGTCCATGGTAAACCGGGCCAGATCGACATTGCCGGCGAGCTTGAGATCCGCCTGCCGGCTTTTGACCGTCAGATCCCGTGTCTGAACGACGCCGTTGCTGATCCGGAAATTTCCCGAGAGATCGCGAAAGGGTGTCGTGCCGCCTGAAAGCGCGGTCTGGAAGAGGCCGAGAAAGGCTTCGGGCGTATCGAGGTTTTCAAGCCGCTTCGTAATCGCGTCGATGTCGATCCCGATCAGACTCCCATTGGTCAGCGACGCCGCCCCATTGCCCGACAGGCTTTGCACCAGCGCCGCCTGGCTGCCGCCCTCGGCCGAAAGCCCGAAATCGAGGCCGAGGAGGCCACCGCCCAGCCCGAGATGACGCACGAGGTCAACCGCCTGGCCGAGATCGGCCTTCTGTACATTCAGCGCCGTGTTGATGCGCGGCGTGGCCCGGCCGTTCACCTGACCGGTCAGCGACAGATCGCCCCCGAACAGCCCGCCGCCAAGGCGCGAAATATCGGCGACGCTGTCCTTAAGGGTCATCACCAGGGACGGCTTCGAGAGACGGAAGGCGCCGTATTTGATTTCGGCCGCGTTGATTTGGACATCGGCATCCACGAGCCCCATCGCCGACAGGTCGATGGGGGCCGTCGACCAGGGCGGCCCCGCCGGTGCCGCCTGAGCCAATTCCGCCCCGCCGCTTGCGTCCGCGCGCTGGTCGGTGGCCAATCGCGCCTCACGGCGCGTGGGCACGAACATGTCGACCGGCACCTCGCTCAGGGCCAGCCGTGCAATCACGGCCGGCCGCGCGCCCGTAAGTTCGGCCTCCACCTGTCCATTCAGCGCGACCGGCCCGATGCGGCCCGTCAGGTCGGAGAGGCTGGCCGCAATGCTGTCCGCCTTGAGCCGGCCCGAAAGTTCGATCGGGCCGAGATTGCCGCCCGCCGGCTCGTAGAGCGGGTCGAAGACGCGAATGAGGCGTGCAACATTTGCATGCGAAACGCCGAGCGACAAATCCAGCGAGGGCTGCGCGGTCAGCTGGGCGATACGGCCCTGATAGGTGACCTGTCCGCCGGCAGCCCCGGCCGTGCCGTCGAGCGCGATGTCGCTGAGCTTGCCCGCCGCCGTTCCGTCGAGGCTGACCGTCCCCATTCGCCTGGCGACGTCCGGCACCGGCAGGTCGAGCGTGCCCGCGAGCGCCTCCAACTTCGGCACCGTGACATTGTAGCGTGCCTCCATCGTCGCCGCCGAGGTCAACTCGTCAATGCGGAGCGCCAGATCAGCGCGTGCGCCGAGAAGATCAGCCACCGCCAGTTTCCGGATATCCAGCCGGCCCTGCACGAGAGAAAGATCGAGCGCGATATCCTGCGCCGGCGCCTTGCGATAGATGAGCGATTCGACGCTGCCCCTGAAATTGAGATCGAAGTTGCCCAGGACTGCCAGCGCGGCGAGGGGGTCCGGCGCCGGTTTGCTCGCGCCTGCGCCACCGGGCGTCGGCGTCGGCGTCGGCGTCGGCGTCGGAGACGCGCTCTCGCTACTTTCCGCCGCCGGGGCCGCCAGATACTTGTCGAGATCGACCGTGCCCGCGCGCACGGAGACGCCCAGCCCGATCCGCGGCCCGAGGGCGGCCACCACCGCCCCCACTGCGCGTGTCTCGTCGAGCCTGACCTTGATATCCTGAATTTCGACCCGGGCGGCGCGCGCTTGTATATCGCTCCGATAATCGAATTTGCGTAACGCCTCGGGCGGCAAGCCCGCAAGGTCAACGCCGGCCCAGAACAGGAGACCACGCAGATCGGCCGAATCGAAGGCCAGCCCGCCCTTGAAACCGGGCTCACCCTCAAGGGGAAGTACTTCGCCATTCAGCGCGAAGCTGCTTTGACCCGGCAGGCTGACCGACAAATCGGCGATTTCGAGCCGACCATCCGCGAGCTGCGCCACCGCGCGCGCGTCGCGCATGGCGCCGCGGCCGTAATCGATCTCGTCGACCGTCACTTCGATCGACCCCGCCATGCCGGTCGGGACGGCGAAACCACCTCGTGCTGCCTGTTGTCCCCCGGCCGGGCCGGTTTGCCTGTCGGACCGCGCGCCCGAAGGAGGGGCGTCTTCCGCTGGCGCGACGCGGCCCCGCACGGTGATGGGGGCCTTGCCGATCAGAGGCTCGGCGTCGAATCCGGGAGAAAAGAGCCTGAGGTCCAGTCTGGGCGCGTCCGCGAAGGCCGCGTCCATGCGCCCCGTGAAGCGCGCCGGGCCAAGGGCAAGCTTCAGATCGGTCAGCGAGACGTTGCGAAGAGTGCCTTCGATCGGGCTTTCGAGCGAAAGCCCGTGCGCGAGAAGCCCCGGCACATCGTGGCGGCCCGCCGGCAGCGTGAGAGCGCGCAGGTCGGCCAGGCGATCGGCCGACAATGTGAGCGAGCCCGACAGCTTGCCCTCCGGCGTCGGCTCCGATAGCTGCCCGGCCAGAGTTAGCGCGCCTTCGCCGCCACCTGTGCCAAGCGCCAGCCGGAACGGCACGGCACGGCGGGACGCCACCTTGCCGACGCGGGCTTCCAGGGTGAGTGGCATCCCGTCGAGCGCCGCCGACGCTTCCAAATCGAACGGCCCGCTCAGCGATTCGGCCTCGAGATCGAGATCCATGTCGCTGACTTCCGTGCGCGTGCCGGCGGCCCGATCGATATAGACGAGGCGCCCGTTCTCGATCCGGGCCCGGCTTACGGATACACCTAGCGGCACATCGGTCCCGCCCTCGTCGTCGGCGGCCACCCCGTCGACGCCGCCCTCGGCCGGGGCTGTTGCCCGGGCCGGGGTGAGTTCCCAGTTCGCAGTGCCGTCGGCACGCTTCTCGAGCACGATCACAGGGTCCTCGAGCACGATGGAGGAAACCGCAACCGTGCCCGTGAACAGGGGCCAGAACGCCAGACGCACATCGAAGGCAGAAACGCGCACCATGTCAGGCGTGGTCCCGTCCTCGAAATTCGAAAGGCGGACATCGGACAGGGTAAGGGCGGGGCTCGGCAGCAGGCGAAGGCCGATATCGCCGCCGATCACCAGTTCGCGGCCCGTCGCGTCCAGGACGGCCTGGCGGATCTGCGGCTTGTATTCATTCCAGTCAAGAAACGCCGGCACGATCAGCAGAAGCGCGACGACCGCCGCCAGAATGGCCCCAAGAAGGAGAGGAAGGCGGCGGCGCGGTGCGGGTGCGGAAGCCGGTTTGTCTGAGGAAGTCATGGGATCCTTTCGCCGTCTCGAATGGTTGCCTG from Alphaproteobacteria bacterium encodes:
- a CDS encoding SRPBCC family protein, whose translation is MPKVTRSFEFEVPAKELWELVSGFHGMPKWHPLILKNKVEDGGRIRHMALKGGGAVKELLTRLDEKGRSMTYVITEGDMPFSGYSSSLSVARKGPRKSTLTWVGNYTPEKAPKEECAKIIAMVYETGAEGIRKHFKLG
- the thyX gene encoding FAD-dependent thymidylate synthase gives rise to the protein MSLTPEQLADIETQRAQTAPTRRAVAPALEETLYQAVPILDHGFVRVIDYMGDDGAIVQAARVSYGKGTRKVSEDKALINYLMRHRHTTPFEMCEIKYHIKLPIFVARQWIRHRTANVNEYSARYSILDKEFYIPAREQLGAQSASNRQGRGDVLEGAEADRVLQILKEDSEQAYRSYSEMLNEDEAGNPVDPDKSGLARELARMNLTLNYYTQWYWKIDLHNLLHFCALRADRHAQYEIRVYADALLETVRRWCPAAYEAFVEYGLGGARLSARALEVVRQMIDGKNVSREASGLSRREWTELMELLGRAP
- a CDS encoding ClpXP protease specificity-enhancing factor SspB, which codes for MALDHDQYETLVEDALRSVVKTALEATAEEGLPAGRSLYVTFRTMADGVELPDYLIAKYPEEITVVLEHQFWDLQVEPDGFAVTLAFNKKPERLVVPFSALLRFADPAVRFGVQFEGRRHGATAPGSGQEGDVATFETSSARSGHSGATDEPPVDGDAADDDAKVVAIDAFRKK
- a CDS encoding TfoX/Sxy family protein, yielding MAISPEFIEFVLDQLRGLGPVTVKSMFGSRGLYFEGRIFALMASDKLYFKVDDANRADYERASSEQFIPSLRGKPFPMPYWEVPLEVMEDSEEFCEWARRAYEAGSRAAAPGAGRRRPRITTRRKTS
- the fumC gene encoding class II fumarate hydratase; the encoded protein is MSTSQGVRIESDSMGEIEVPADCYWGAQTQRSLQNFRIGGERMPAPVVRALGIQKKAAALTNMALGDLDAALGKAMVQAADEVIDGTLADHFPLVVWQTGSGTQSNMNANEVIANRAAEILGQPKGKKTPVHPNDHCNLGQSSNDTFPTVMHIAAAGEIHGALLPALTKLRDALDRKVSEFDGIIKIGRTHLQDATPLTLAQEFSGYVQQINNGIDRIGATLPRLMQLAQGGTAVGTGLNSRKGFDTAFAEQVADITDLPFVTAENKFEALAAHDSMVELSGALNVLAVSLNKIANDIRLLGSGPRCGLGELALPENEPGSSIMPGKVNPTQAEAMTMVCAQVMGNHTAVTVAGAQGHFELNVFKPVMIYNVLQSIRLIADASDSFTDNCVTGIRANRERIERLLHESLMLVTALNPHIGYDNAAKVAKKAHQEGTTLKEAAIALDLLTAEEFDRYVVPENMTGPRS
- a CDS encoding ribbon-helix-helix domain-containing protein is translated as MADTETGPDTSAPETAPKKRSVLVSGHPTSISLEPDFWRVLARLARERGQSLNAFVTEIDRTRRGNLSSAIRLFVLKSLEDALARTEQGEPSEK
- a CDS encoding AsmA family protein, encoding MTSSDKPASAPAPRRRLPLLLGAILAAVVALLLIVPAFLDWNEYKPQIRQAVLDATGRELVIGGDIGLRLLPSPALTLSDVRLSNFEDGTTPDMVRVSAFDVRLAFWPLFTGTVAVSSIVLEDPVIVLEKRADGTANWELTPARATAPAEGGVDGVAADDEGGTDVPLGVSVSRARIENGRLVYIDRAAGTRTEVSDMDLDLEAESLSGPFDLEASAALDGMPLTLEARVGKVASRRAVPFRLALGTGGGEGALTLAGQLSEPTPEGKLSGSLTLSADRLADLRALTLPAGRHDVPGLLAHGLSLESPIEGTLRNVSLTDLKLALGPARFTGRMDAAFADAPRLDLRLFSPGFDAEPLIGKAPITVRGRVAPAEDAPPSGARSDRQTGPAGGQQAARGGFAVPTGMAGSIEVTVDEIDYGRGAMRDARAVAQLADGRLEIADLSVSLPGQSSFALNGEVLPLEGEPGFKGGLAFDSADLRGLLFWAGVDLAGLPPEALRKFDYRSDIQARAARVEIQDIKVRLDETRAVGAVVAALGPRIGLGVSVRAGTVDLDKYLAAPAAESSESASPTPTPTPTPTPGGAGASKPAPDPLAALAVLGNFDLNFRGSVESLIYRKAPAQDIALDLSLVQGRLDIRKLAVADLLGARADLALRIDELTSAATMEARYNVTVPKLEALAGTLDLPVPDVARRMGTVSLDGTAAGKLSDIALDGTAGAAGGQVTYQGRIAQLTAQPSLDLSLGVSHANVARLIRVFDPLYEPAGGNLGPIELSGRLKADSIAASLSDLTGRIGPVALNGQVEAELTGARPAVIARLALSEVPVDMFVPTRREARLATDQRADASGGAELAQAAPAGPPWSTAPIDLSAMGLVDADVQINAAEIKYGAFRLSKPSLVMTLKDSVADISRLGGGLFGGDLSLTGQVNGRATPRINTALNVQKADLGQAVDLVRHLGLGGGLLGLDFGLSAEGGSQAALVQSLSGNGAASLTNGSLIGIDIDAITKRLENLDTPEAFLGLFQTALSGGTTPFRDLSGNFRISNGVVQTRDLTVKSRQADLKLAGNVDLARFTMDTALAISLANKPDVPPFGLRLVGPLTAPERVLDVQAIQAHYLKKGVGKFLEKVLPKNGGGEQGSPGSGGTGALPTPGGLLDKLLRK